In Phaeodactylum tricornutum CCAP 1055/1 chromosome 10, whole genome shotgun sequence, a single genomic region encodes these proteins:
- a CDS encoding predicted protein — translation MSPYTRDIFWQRTLCVLLCFDLTRRTKGFTSHPPTNPHPSLHLGHKILSLRLPHALRRKLSQRKESGDGGDIPGMADAFRQLDKLGSLDESVAPAPSKPAGSAARGFSAQSKAIRTPPTEPVTPEKEAQQYTDMVKELESNSNDELYSTVLADMGENTIPAQGSIDTATSVPPSEADTQAFMDQALAEAMKEVKINNPSMAASILDDKEIMKEIEAIFERGNDKLLQNLEEIRKEQQGLAQESAAESAQSAVDSNNDKAARLAQAESSMAAVLKRVGKETAQVEKAVEDLKSVQAKIENDPLVKLKSGGIVKQSALAGFVLFSVRSILDSIAAVGGNNEALLAPALVQAVIAMACAAYFFLV, via the exons ATGTCACCATATACAAGAGATATTTTCTGGCAGCGAACGCTTTGCGTCTTGCTATGTTTCGATCTCACCCGGCGGACGAAAGGGTTCACCTCCCACCCCCCGACGAATCCCCATCCCTCGCTCCACCTCGGACACAAGATATTGTCCTTGCGATTGCCGCACGCGTTGCGGAGAAAATTGTCGCAACGGAAGGAAAGTGGCGATGGTGGGGATATTCCCGGGATGGCGGACGCCTTTCGGCAGCTCGACAAACTCGGATCGCTCGACGAATCCGTTGCCCCGGCGCCATCCAAGCCAGCCGGCAGTGCCGCACGCGGGTTTTCCGCGCAGTCCAAAGCCATCCGTACACCGCCGACGGAGCCAGTGACTCCCGAAAAGGAAGCTCAGCAGTACACTGATATGGTgaaagaattggaaagcaaTAGTAACGATGAATTGTATTCGACCGTACTTGCCGATATGGGCG AAAACACCATCCCAGCGCAAGGAAGTATCGATACTGCCACAAGCGTTCCGCCTTCTGAAGCCGATACGCAGGCGTTCATGGATCAAGCTTTGGCAGAGGCGATGAAGGAAGTCAAGATCAACAATCCATCCATGGCCGCTTCCATCTTGGACGATAAAGAAATTATGAAGGAAATTGAAGCTATCTTTGAACGGGGCAACGATAAATTATTGCAAaatctggaagaaattcgcaaagagCAG CAAGGGTTGGCTCAAGAAAGTGCAGCCGAAAGTGCTCAGAGTGCGGTGGACAGCAATAATGACAAAGCCGCTCGTCTAGCACAAGCCGAATCCTCCATGGCGGCCGTATTGAAACGTGTCGGTAAAGAGACGGCCCAAGTCGAGAAAGCAGTGGAGGACTTGAAGAGCGTGCAGGCCAAAATCGAGAACGACCCCCTAGTCAAGCTTAAATCGGGCGGGATTGTTAAGCAAAGTGCTTTAGCGGGATTCGTGCTATTTTCGGTGCGGTCCATTCTGGATTCGATAGCAGCGGTGGGCGGAAACAACGAAGCCTTGCTGGCCCCGGCACTTGTACAAGCCGTGATTGCAATGGCGTGCGCTGCTTATTTCTTTCTGGTCTAA